One Kribbella sp. NBC_00662 genomic region harbors:
- a CDS encoding carbohydrate ABC transporter permease, with product MERPDWKERWAGLFFVAPFLLLFALFMLWPIVSGLWNSFFNTSLAGVKHEFLGLQNWQDLFGDPAVWSSLKNTLVFTAMSTPPLVIVALAMALLANRKGLLGWLLRFSYFAPFVLPATVVTLIWVWIYQPGFGLVNGLLTAGGFAEIDWLNTENRAMLAVVITTVWWTVGFNFLLYLAALQGIPAQIYEAAAIDGAGGRQQLFRITLPLLRRTTGLIVVLQLVASLKIFDQIYLMTDGGPNYATRPIIQYIYETGFTSYRIGYASAISYLFFAIIVIVALAQFKLFSGREETA from the coding sequence ATGGAACGACCGGATTGGAAGGAACGCTGGGCGGGCCTGTTCTTCGTGGCGCCGTTCCTGCTGCTGTTCGCACTGTTCATGCTCTGGCCGATCGTCTCCGGCCTGTGGAACAGCTTCTTCAACACGAGCCTGGCCGGCGTGAAGCACGAGTTCCTCGGCCTGCAGAACTGGCAGGACCTGTTCGGCGACCCGGCCGTCTGGTCGTCGCTGAAGAACACCCTCGTCTTCACCGCGATGAGCACCCCGCCGCTGGTGATCGTCGCGCTGGCGATGGCCCTGCTCGCCAACCGCAAGGGTCTGCTCGGCTGGCTCCTGCGCTTCTCGTACTTCGCTCCGTTCGTGCTGCCCGCCACCGTGGTGACGCTGATCTGGGTGTGGATCTACCAGCCCGGCTTCGGCCTGGTGAACGGGCTGCTGACGGCCGGCGGGTTCGCCGAGATCGACTGGCTGAACACCGAGAACCGGGCCATGCTCGCGGTGGTGATCACGACCGTCTGGTGGACGGTCGGGTTCAACTTCCTGCTCTATCTCGCTGCCCTGCAAGGCATTCCGGCGCAGATCTACGAGGCGGCCGCGATCGACGGGGCCGGCGGACGTCAGCAGCTGTTCCGGATCACGTTGCCGTTGCTGCGGCGGACCACCGGGCTGATCGTCGTACTGCAACTGGTCGCGTCGCTGAAGATCTTCGACCAGATCTATCTGATGACCGACGGCGGCCCGAACTACGCGACCCGGCCGATCATCCAGTACATCTACGAGACCGGCTTCACCAGTTACCGGATCGGCTACGCGTCGGCGATCTCGTACCTGTTCTTCGCGATCATCGTGATCGTCGCGCTGGCCCAGTTCAAACTGTTCTCCGGCCGGGAGGAGACGGCATGA
- a CDS encoding extracellular solute-binding protein: protein MPPVPPSRPGRRAVLGGLLGALTLTGCGALSSKPRVREWNLFGGGDGARLLQIHQQYVAEHPGVAFQAHTLAWGPPFYTKLAMSAAGGRAPEVATMHMSRLKGFSPTTMLDPIPVELLAAAGVQQSDFLPATWDRCVIDGRLYAVPLDQHPFVLYYNLEICKKAGLLGPDNKIKPVKGVTPFLDMLRAVKETTGKYAVSVDTTSPWRLWWTLYGQLEGEFFSPDGKELVIDDAKALEALDLIAKLASEGLTPRSANYAALVAQFSNGEAGLSFNGEWEVTTYQTAKLPFSMAPFPVVYDVPKFQGDSHTFVLPHQARRNADDTKATIEYIAWMLKHSVEWAAGGHIPAYQPVVQSQEYLDLKPQAEYRSVAPNVFYDPDAWFSGSGAQLENESAAAFSGIATGQATPKSALAQFKAATQKLLDTPSPV, encoded by the coding sequence ATGCCCCCTGTCCCACCCTCCCGACCGGGGCGTCGAGCAGTTCTTGGTGGTCTGCTCGGCGCTCTCACCCTGACCGGCTGCGGGGCGCTCAGCTCCAAGCCGCGAGTCCGCGAATGGAACCTGTTCGGCGGCGGGGACGGCGCCCGCCTGCTGCAGATCCATCAGCAGTACGTCGCCGAACACCCCGGCGTCGCGTTCCAGGCACACACGCTGGCCTGGGGTCCGCCGTTCTACACCAAGCTCGCGATGTCCGCGGCCGGTGGCCGCGCGCCCGAGGTCGCGACCATGCACATGTCCCGGCTGAAGGGATTCAGCCCGACGACGATGCTCGACCCGATCCCGGTCGAACTCCTGGCCGCCGCAGGCGTCCAGCAGTCCGACTTCCTGCCGGCGACCTGGGACCGCTGCGTCATCGACGGCCGGCTGTACGCCGTTCCGCTGGACCAGCACCCGTTCGTCCTCTACTACAACCTCGAGATCTGCAAGAAGGCCGGTCTGCTCGGGCCGGACAACAAGATCAAGCCGGTCAAAGGCGTGACCCCGTTCCTCGACATGCTGCGGGCGGTCAAGGAGACCACCGGCAAGTACGCCGTTTCCGTCGACACCACCAGCCCGTGGCGGCTGTGGTGGACGCTGTACGGCCAGCTCGAGGGCGAGTTCTTCAGCCCGGACGGCAAGGAACTGGTGATCGACGACGCCAAGGCGCTCGAGGCCCTGGACCTGATCGCGAAGCTCGCGAGCGAGGGACTCACGCCACGGTCGGCGAACTACGCGGCCCTGGTGGCCCAGTTCAGCAACGGCGAGGCCGGGCTGAGCTTCAACGGTGAGTGGGAGGTCACGACGTACCAGACCGCGAAGCTGCCGTTCAGCATGGCGCCGTTCCCGGTCGTGTACGACGTGCCGAAGTTCCAGGGCGATTCGCACACCTTCGTGCTGCCGCACCAGGCCCGCCGCAACGCCGACGACACGAAGGCGACGATCGAGTACATCGCCTGGATGCTCAAGCACAGCGTCGAATGGGCGGCCGGCGGCCACATCCCGGCGTACCAGCCGGTCGTGCAGAGCCAGGAGTACCTGGATCTCAAGCCGCAGGCGGAGTACCGCAGCGTCGCTCCGAACGTGTTCTACGACCCCGACGCCTGGTTCAGCGGCTCGGGAGCGCAGCTGGAGAACGAGTCCGCGGCCGCCTTCAGCGGGATCGCGACCGGACAGGCCACGCCGAAGTCCGCGCTGGCGCAGTTCAAGGCCGCGACCCAGAAGCTCCTCGACACCCCGTCCCCGGTCTGA
- a CDS encoding LacI family DNA-binding transcriptional regulator codes for MAVTMRDVAREAGVSPKTVSNVMNGYPYIRAETRTKVLAAIDALGYRMNISARNLKSGRTGVIGLAVPELSNPYFAELADAAIAAAGEHGLTVMIETTGADRGRELTALARPRGHLVDGLLYSPLGLGPEDVDQLRTHTPVVLLGERIFHGPVDHVMIDNVEGTKAVVRHLLDQGRRRIAVIGIRPREGVGTAAIRYGAYAETLAEYGVPVPEELAVSGGKWHRSSGADAMAELLGTGQRFDAVFALNDTLALGAIRALAACGVRIPDDVAVAGFDNIDEASYSSPTLTTVDPNRIHIARTAVELLVQRMAGDVSEHHEIVAPYELHTRESTLGPS; via the coding sequence ATGGCGGTGACGATGCGCGACGTCGCGCGCGAGGCCGGCGTGTCTCCGAAGACGGTCTCGAACGTGATGAACGGGTATCCGTACATCCGCGCCGAGACCCGGACCAAGGTCCTCGCGGCGATCGATGCCCTCGGCTACCGGATGAACATCTCCGCCCGGAACCTGAAGTCCGGCCGGACCGGCGTGATCGGTCTGGCCGTGCCGGAGCTGAGCAATCCGTACTTCGCGGAGCTCGCCGACGCGGCGATCGCGGCCGCCGGCGAGCACGGCCTGACGGTGATGATCGAGACCACCGGGGCCGACCGCGGACGGGAACTGACCGCACTGGCCCGGCCGCGCGGGCATCTGGTCGACGGCCTGCTGTACAGCCCGCTCGGTCTCGGCCCCGAGGACGTCGATCAGCTCCGCACGCACACGCCGGTGGTGCTGCTCGGCGAGCGGATCTTCCACGGCCCGGTCGACCACGTGATGATCGACAACGTCGAGGGCACCAAGGCCGTCGTACGGCATCTGCTCGACCAGGGCCGCCGGCGGATCGCGGTGATCGGCATCCGGCCGCGCGAAGGCGTCGGCACCGCGGCCATCCGGTACGGCGCGTACGCCGAGACACTCGCGGAGTACGGCGTTCCCGTGCCGGAGGAGCTCGCCGTCTCGGGCGGGAAGTGGCACCGGTCGAGCGGGGCGGACGCGATGGCGGAGCTGCTCGGGACGGGCCAGCGGTTCGACGCCGTCTTCGCCTTGAACGACACCTTGGCGCTCGGCGCGATCCGGGCCCTCGCCGCGTGTGGCGTGCGGATCCCGGACGACGTGGCGGTGGCCGGCTTCGACAACATCGACGAGGCCAGCTACAGCAGCCCGACCCTGACCACGGTCGATCCGAATCGGATCCACATCGCCCGCACCGCGGTCGAGCTCCTCGTCCAGCGGATGGCCGGCGACGTCTCCGAGCACCACGAGATCGTCGCCCCCTACGAACTCCACACCAGGGAATCCACCCTCGGTCCGAGCTGA